The Pseudomonas sp. DG56-2 genome contains a region encoding:
- a CDS encoding sulfite reductase flavoprotein subunit alpha: MLKKSLFQLHWFFGITAGLVLALMGITGAIWSFQDELLQTFNPDVLQVEVRPEGVLPMPELVKRIEAEQGDKVAMLWVRTQSDNAARVFFTPPPGERRGLMRYADPYTGKLQGDVAGQGFFDLMLQLHRFLAMGDTGRQITGACTLMLIFFCLSGLYLRWPRKALNWRTWLTLDWARKGRAFNWDLHAVAGTWCLLFYLLFALTGLFWSYEWYREGLNKLLADAPVAGEQHKRGEGRGRPGAPGKDAKPLVVDYDAVWANLQAAAGPTMTSYNLRLPPAGGQPANIFYLLEGAEHERALNTLSLDPANGQIKKHDRYADKSFKAQLLASVYALHVGSYFGLTGRILLTIASLTMPLFFVTGWLLYLDRRRKKRQVRAARSSFSPSPVQGQSWLVGFASQSGFAEQLAWQSAGQLQAAGLPVQVRPLAELTEHDLNQAERALFVVSTFGDGEAPDSARGFERKILGQPWALENLNYALLALGDRQYPHFCGFAKRLQAWLGERGATNAFATVEVDSADPAALQLWQQQLAQLTGSKPPAAWKAPTFSNWTLIKRTLLNPGSQGSAVYLLALEPEQPAQWQAGDLVEILPRNNARSVEHFLRGLGLDGESQVQLDGLNESLLQALAGRQLPTSREHLVGLHGQALVDALIPLAAREYSIASIASDGVLELIVRQERHADGSLGLGSGWLTEYLPVDNSVSLRLRSNSGFHLPAAATPMILIGNGTGIAGLRSLLKARIAAGEQRNWLLFGERNQVHDFLCADELQGWLRNGELARLDLAFSRDQSHKIYVQDRLREQAHTLRRWLDDGASLYICGSLQGMANGVDSVLVDVLGSAEVERLIELGRYRRDVY; the protein is encoded by the coding sequence GTGTTGAAGAAATCGCTGTTCCAACTGCATTGGTTCTTCGGTATCACAGCCGGGCTGGTGCTGGCCTTGATGGGTATTACCGGGGCAATCTGGTCGTTTCAAGATGAACTGCTGCAAACGTTCAACCCTGACGTACTCCAGGTAGAAGTGCGCCCGGAAGGGGTGCTGCCGATGCCTGAGCTGGTGAAGCGGATCGAGGCGGAACAGGGTGACAAGGTCGCCATGCTTTGGGTCCGAACCCAAAGTGACAACGCCGCACGCGTCTTCTTCACCCCTCCCCCCGGCGAGCGCCGGGGCCTGATGCGCTATGCCGACCCATATACCGGCAAATTGCAGGGCGATGTTGCCGGGCAAGGTTTCTTCGATCTGATGTTGCAGCTCCACCGCTTTCTGGCGATGGGCGACACCGGGCGGCAGATCACGGGCGCTTGTACGCTCATGCTGATTTTCTTCTGTCTTTCCGGCCTGTACTTGCGCTGGCCGCGCAAGGCCTTGAACTGGCGGACCTGGCTGACCCTTGACTGGGCCAGGAAAGGCCGCGCGTTCAACTGGGACCTGCATGCCGTGGCTGGCACCTGGTGCCTGCTGTTCTATTTACTCTTCGCCCTCACCGGCCTGTTCTGGTCCTATGAGTGGTACCGCGAAGGGTTGAACAAGTTACTGGCTGATGCCCCCGTCGCAGGCGAGCAGCACAAACGTGGCGAAGGCCGCGGTCGCCCTGGCGCGCCTGGCAAAGATGCCAAGCCGCTGGTGGTCGACTACGACGCGGTCTGGGCCAACCTGCAAGCCGCCGCCGGCCCAACCATGACCAGTTACAACCTGCGTCTGCCGCCTGCCGGGGGGCAACCGGCGAACATCTTTTACCTGCTAGAAGGCGCTGAGCACGAACGTGCACTGAACACACTGAGCCTCGACCCGGCCAATGGCCAGATAAAAAAACACGATCGCTATGCCGATAAGTCATTCAAGGCGCAACTGCTGGCTAGCGTCTATGCCTTGCACGTAGGCAGCTACTTTGGCCTTACCGGCCGTATTCTGCTGACCATTGCCAGCCTGACAATGCCGCTGTTCTTCGTTACCGGCTGGTTGCTCTATCTGGATCGACGCCGCAAAAAGCGCCAGGTGCGCGCAGCGCGAAGCAGCTTTTCGCCTTCCCCTGTCCAAGGGCAGAGCTGGCTGGTGGGCTTTGCCAGCCAAAGCGGTTTTGCCGAGCAACTTGCCTGGCAAAGTGCCGGTCAACTGCAGGCAGCCGGTTTACCGGTACAAGTACGCCCGCTTGCCGAACTGACTGAACACGATCTCAACCAGGCCGAGCGTGCATTGTTTGTAGTCAGCACCTTTGGCGACGGTGAAGCGCCCGACAGCGCCCGCGGCTTCGAACGCAAAATACTCGGTCAGCCTTGGGCACTGGAGAACCTGAACTACGCCCTGCTCGCCTTGGGTGATCGGCAATACCCGCACTTCTGCGGCTTCGCCAAACGCCTGCAAGCTTGGCTTGGCGAACGCGGCGCAACCAATGCCTTCGCTACTGTCGAAGTCGACAGCGCAGACCCCGCCGCCTTGCAATTGTGGCAACAACAACTGGCGCAACTGACCGGCAGTAAACCGCCAGCAGCGTGGAAGGCACCCACTTTCAGCAACTGGACACTGATAAAACGCACATTATTGAACCCTGGCAGCCAGGGCTCAGCGGTGTATTTGCTGGCACTCGAACCCGAGCAACCAGCACAGTGGCAAGCCGGTGATCTTGTCGAAATTCTGCCGCGCAATAACGCTCGCAGCGTTGAACACTTCCTGCGAGGGCTGGGGCTTGATGGCGAGTCTCAGGTACAGCTCGACGGGTTGAACGAAAGCCTGCTCCAGGCCCTCGCTGGTCGGCAACTGCCCACCAGCCGCGAGCATCTGGTCGGCCTACACGGCCAGGCGTTGGTCGATGCGCTGATCCCGTTGGCAGCAAGGGAATACTCGATAGCCTCGATTGCCAGCGACGGCGTCCTGGAACTGATCGTGCGCCAGGAGCGGCATGCCGATGGTAGCCTCGGCCTGGGCTCAGGTTGGCTGACCGAGTACTTGCCTGTGGATAACAGTGTCAGTCTGCGCTTGCGCAGCAACAGCGGTTTCCATCTGCCAGCCGCGGCAACGCCAATGATCCTGATTGGCAACGGCACCGGCATCGCGGGCCTGCGCAGCCTGCTCAAGGCCCGCATCGCAGCCGGTGAGCAGCGTAACTGGCTGTTGTTCGGCGAACGTAACCAAGTTCACGACTTTCTCTGCGCGGATGAGCTGCAAGGCTGGTTGCGCAACGGCGAACTGGCACGCCTGGACCTGGCCTTTTCCCGTGATCAGTCCCACAAGATCTACGTTCAGGATCGCTTGCGTGAGCAGGCGCACACGCTACGTCGCTGGCTGGATGACGGCGCTTCGCTGTACATTTGTGGCAGCCTGCAAGGCATGGCCAACGGCGTCGATAGCGTGCTCGTTGATGTGCTTGGAAGCGCCGAGGTGGAGCGCTTGATCGAGCTGGGGCGTTACCGTCGGGACGTATACTGA